One Gimesia aquarii DNA segment encodes these proteins:
- a CDS encoding DUF309 domain-containing protein, whose translation MVYPVAEVVRLLPSSRLPEYTFVPGKNLPHPYRDPKGHSYGNKPKPPKALTEDNWVEHRNYLNAIDYFNLGFYWEAHDEWERLLRVCGPDSIPGRFLKGLVKLSAAGIKVREGSIHGVRRHAASAGEVFADVAAESNADHYCGLELTKLQFAADRAAQLRYPDDLTMGEPIRVFPFMLEPEPFPLG comes from the coding sequence ATCCTGTTGCTGAAGTTGTGCGTTTATTACCTTCATCCCGGCTACCGGAATATACTTTTGTTCCCGGTAAAAATCTGCCGCATCCTTACCGCGATCCAAAAGGTCACAGCTATGGTAATAAACCCAAACCCCCTAAAGCTCTGACCGAAGATAATTGGGTTGAACATCGTAATTACCTGAATGCCATCGACTATTTCAATCTGGGATTCTATTGGGAAGCCCATGATGAATGGGAGCGCCTGCTGAGAGTATGTGGCCCGGATTCTATTCCTGGTCGGTTCCTCAAAGGATTAGTGAAGCTTTCCGCCGCGGGTATCAAAGTTCGAGAAGGAAGTATCCATGGCGTGCGTCGTCACGCTGCTTCCGCTGGTGAAGTCTTTGCAGACGTTGCAGCAGAATCGAACGCTGACCACTATTGTGGACTCGAACTAACGAAGCTGCAATTTGCAGCTGACCGCGCCGCTCAACTTCGTTATCCCGATGATTTAACGATGGGTGAGCCAATTCGGGTTTTCCCATTCATGCTGGAGCCGGAACCATTTCCGCTCGGTTAA